Proteins encoded by one window of Modestobacter marinus:
- a CDS encoding alpha/beta fold hydrolase: protein MSARARRAAPAALATAALVAGALARRADARRLARRTTGTSPSLRTDDGVRLHVEVADEVGAPTVVLVHGIGASAEMYDPQWTALRRRARLVRYDQRGHGSSGWAGGRGATVEQLGRDLGQVVDELGGDGPVVVVGHSMGGMAVLALAAGRPELFGSRIAGAALMSTRAAPLTGAERASTPVTARARTRLSTGGAWAVWLMAPLMGALHPFRSRPGQRLLRRQLFAGDPPVGAVQAMSRMWADTPAGVLAAYLRSLTTYDQRPAIAALRAVPVLVLAGTADRTIPPRSAPRMAAQIGERAELVLVPGAGHLVNVSHPDTVDAALGALLDRVQAAT from the coding sequence GTGAGCGCCCGGGCGCGCCGGGCCGCCCCTGCCGCGCTGGCGACCGCGGCGCTCGTCGCCGGGGCCCTCGCACGCCGCGCGGACGCACGTCGGCTGGCCCGCCGGACGACCGGGACGTCGCCGTCCCTGCGCACCGACGACGGCGTCCGGCTGCACGTGGAGGTCGCCGACGAGGTCGGCGCCCCCACCGTCGTCCTCGTGCACGGCATCGGCGCCTCGGCGGAGATGTACGACCCGCAGTGGACGGCGCTGCGCCGCCGCGCGCGGCTCGTCCGCTACGACCAGCGCGGGCACGGCTCCAGCGGCTGGGCCGGCGGGCGCGGGGCGACCGTGGAGCAGCTGGGGCGCGACCTCGGCCAGGTCGTCGACGAGCTGGGCGGTGACGGGCCGGTCGTGGTCGTCGGGCACTCGATGGGCGGGATGGCCGTGCTCGCGCTGGCCGCCGGCCGACCGGAGCTGTTCGGCTCCCGGATCGCCGGGGCGGCGCTGATGAGCACCCGGGCCGCACCACTCACCGGCGCGGAGCGGGCCAGCACCCCGGTCACCGCCCGGGCCCGCACCCGCCTGTCCACCGGCGGCGCGTGGGCGGTGTGGCTGATGGCCCCGCTGATGGGCGCGCTGCACCCCTTCCGGTCCCGCCCCGGACAACGGCTGCTCCGCCGGCAGCTGTTCGCCGGTGACCCGCCCGTCGGCGCGGTGCAGGCGATGTCCCGGATGTGGGCGGACACCCCGGCGGGGGTGCTGGCGGCCTACCTGCGGAGCCTGACGACCTACGACCAGCGACCGGCGATCGCGGCCCTGCGTGCCGTACCGGTCCTCGTCCTGGCCGGGACCGCCGACCGCACCATCCCGCCCCGCTCGGCGCCCCGGATGGCGGCGCAGATCGGCGAGCGGGCCGAGCTGGTCCTGGTGCCGGGCGCCGGGCACCTGGTCAACGTCAGCCACCCCGACACCGTCGACGCGGCGCTGGGCGCACTGCTGGACCGGGTGCAGGCGGCCACCTGA